One genomic window of Cupriavidus oxalaticus includes the following:
- a CDS encoding peptidase, which translates to MTYCVAMRLDAGLVFLSDSRTNAGVDAISTARKMTVFEEPGDRVMVLMTAGNLAISQSVRQILAENHDDKRSLWNARDMFEAASIVGDAVRQVHKRDAHALRDAGIEFNVSLIFGGQVRGERVRLFNIYAAGNFVEATPENCYFQIGEAKYGKPIIDRVVHPSLPLAEGAKCALISMDSTLKSNISVGLPLDLLVYEADSLRVTRFVNIDERNAYFRMIRDTWGHRLRQVFGEIHNPEWDPALPADFPLARSGEGDCWGQPVRARRNPSRTQE; encoded by the coding sequence ATGACGTACTGTGTAGCCATGCGGCTGGATGCCGGCCTGGTATTCCTGTCCGATTCCCGCACCAACGCCGGGGTGGACGCCATCTCGACGGCACGCAAGATGACCGTGTTCGAAGAGCCAGGCGACCGCGTGATGGTGCTGATGACCGCGGGCAACCTCGCCATCAGCCAGTCGGTGCGCCAGATCCTGGCGGAGAACCACGACGACAAGCGCTCGTTGTGGAACGCGCGGGACATGTTCGAAGCCGCGTCCATCGTCGGTGACGCGGTGCGCCAGGTGCACAAGCGCGACGCGCATGCGCTGCGCGATGCCGGCATCGAATTCAACGTCAGCCTGATCTTCGGCGGCCAGGTCCGCGGCGAGCGGGTGCGGCTGTTCAACATCTATGCTGCCGGCAACTTCGTCGAAGCCACGCCGGAAAACTGTTATTTCCAGATCGGCGAGGCCAAGTACGGCAAGCCCATCATCGACCGCGTCGTGCATCCGTCGCTGCCGCTGGCCGAGGGCGCGAAATGCGCGCTGATCTCGATGGATTCGACGCTGAAGTCCAATATTTCAGTGGGTTTGCCGCTGGACCTGCTGGTCTACGAGGCGGATTCGCTGCGCGTGACGCGCTTCGTCAACATCGACGAGCGCAACGCCTATTTCCGCATGATCCGCGATACCTGGGGCCACCGGCTGCGCCAGGTGTTCGGCGAAATCCACAACCCCGAATGGGACCCGGCCCTGCCGGCCGACTTCCCGCTGGCGCGCAGCGGCGAGGGCGACTGCTGGGGCCAGCCCGTGCGCGCCAGGCGCAATCCCTCCCGCACCCAGGAATGA
- a CDS encoding alpha/beta fold hydrolase, with product MREIIHFSHANGFPVTTYRKLFGELDGEFEFRAVDRYGHRPQFPVTRGWPHLVEELLEEVGRQYREPVWLVGHSLGGFLSMMAALRRPEWVRGVVMLDSPIIAGWRASLLKTAQVLGIDEKPGPAAVTKNRRTHWPDAEAVWQHFRGKPNFAVWDQEVLRDYALHGTEPTGKGNERRLRFDREVEYSIYRTLPTSLGRKLRRGAPVPVGFVAGTRSREVRQCGLAATRKLVGENLRFIEGGHLYPMERPQETAQLVRDLIGAMRRDGR from the coding sequence GTGCGCGAGATCATCCATTTTTCACATGCCAACGGCTTTCCGGTCACGACGTACCGCAAGCTGTTCGGCGAACTGGACGGCGAGTTCGAGTTCCGCGCCGTGGACCGTTACGGCCACCGGCCCCAGTTTCCGGTCACGCGTGGCTGGCCGCATCTGGTGGAAGAACTGCTCGAGGAAGTGGGGCGCCAGTACCGCGAGCCGGTCTGGCTGGTGGGCCATTCGCTGGGCGGCTTCCTGTCGATGATGGCGGCGCTGCGCCGGCCCGAATGGGTGCGCGGCGTGGTGATGCTGGATTCGCCGATCATTGCCGGCTGGCGCGCCTCGCTGCTGAAGACGGCGCAGGTGCTCGGCATCGACGAAAAGCCCGGCCCGGCGGCGGTGACGAAGAACCGGCGCACGCACTGGCCCGATGCCGAGGCCGTGTGGCAGCACTTCCGCGGCAAGCCGAATTTTGCCGTGTGGGACCAGGAGGTGCTGCGCGACTATGCGCTCCATGGCACCGAGCCGACCGGCAAGGGCAACGAGCGGCGCCTGCGCTTCGACCGCGAGGTCGAGTACTCGATCTACCGCACGCTGCCTACCAGCCTGGGGCGCAAGCTCAGGCGGGGCGCGCCGGTGCCGGTCGGCTTTGTCGCCGGTACGCGCTCGCGCGAGGTGCGCCAGTGCGGCCTTGCCGCGACCCGCAAGCTCGTGGGCGAAAACCTGCGCTTTATCGAGGGCGGCCATTTATACCCGATGGAGCGGCCGCAGGAAACGGCGCAACTGGTGCGCGACCTGATCGGAGCGATGCGCCGCGACGGGCGCTGA
- a CDS encoding CTP synthase — MTKFVFVTGGVVSSLGKGIAAASLAAILESRGLKVTLLKLDPYINVDPGTMSPFQHGEVFVTEDGAETDLDLGHYERFVSAKMRKSNNFTTGQIYESVIRKERRGEYLGKTVQVIPHITNEIQAFIEKGAAASHDGKADVALVEIGGTVGDIESLPFLEAARQMSLRMGRNHAAFVHLTLVPFIASAGELKTKPTQHSVQKLREIGISPTALLCRADRPIPDDERAKISLFANIPQDAVISVWDADSIYKIPQMLNEQGLDRLICEELRLDPRPADLSMWQKLVNAQEHPEHEITIGMVGKYVDLTESYKSLIEALRHAGMHTATRVNIEYIDSEELESGHLEVLAPLDAILVPGGFGKRGTEGKIRAIQYARENKVPYLGICLGMQLAVIEFARHVANMADANSTEFNLETEHPVVALITEWVDREGKVEQRSADSDLGGTMRLGAQRVPVKEGTKANAIYGAEVNERHRHRYEVNNHYVPTLENAGMVISARTPTENLPEMMELPESMHPWFVGVQFHPEFTSTPRDGHPLFKAYVEAALASQQRKGA, encoded by the coding sequence ATGACCAAATTCGTCTTCGTCACCGGTGGCGTCGTCTCTTCTCTCGGCAAGGGCATCGCTGCTGCCTCGCTCGCGGCCATTCTTGAGTCGCGCGGCCTCAAAGTCACCCTCCTCAAGCTAGATCCCTACATCAACGTCGATCCCGGCACGATGAGCCCCTTCCAGCATGGCGAGGTGTTTGTCACGGAAGACGGTGCGGAAACCGACCTCGATCTCGGCCACTACGAGCGTTTCGTCTCGGCCAAGATGCGCAAGTCGAACAACTTCACCACCGGCCAGATCTACGAATCGGTGATCCGCAAGGAGCGCCGCGGCGAATACCTCGGCAAGACCGTGCAGGTGATTCCGCATATCACCAACGAGATCCAGGCCTTCATCGAGAAGGGCGCCGCTGCCTCGCACGACGGCAAGGCCGACGTGGCGCTGGTGGAAATCGGCGGTACCGTGGGTGACATCGAATCGCTGCCGTTCCTGGAAGCCGCGCGCCAGATGAGCCTGCGCATGGGACGCAACCACGCTGCCTTCGTGCACCTGACGCTGGTGCCGTTCATTGCCAGCGCCGGCGAGCTGAAGACCAAGCCGACCCAGCACTCGGTGCAGAAACTGCGTGAAATCGGCATTTCGCCGACCGCGCTGCTGTGCCGCGCCGACCGCCCGATCCCGGACGACGAGCGCGCCAAGATTTCGCTGTTCGCCAATATCCCGCAAGACGCCGTGATCTCGGTGTGGGATGCGGACAGCATCTACAAGATTCCGCAGATGCTCAACGAGCAGGGCCTCGACCGCCTGATCTGCGAGGAACTGCGCCTGGACCCGCGCCCGGCCGACCTGTCGATGTGGCAGAAGCTGGTCAACGCCCAGGAACATCCCGAGCACGAAATCACCATCGGCATGGTCGGCAAGTACGTCGACCTGACCGAGTCGTACAAGTCGCTGATCGAGGCGCTGCGCCACGCCGGCATGCACACCGCCACGCGCGTCAACATCGAGTACATCGATTCCGAGGAACTGGAATCGGGCCACCTCGAAGTGCTGGCCCCGCTCGACGCCATCCTGGTGCCGGGCGGCTTCGGCAAGCGCGGCACGGAAGGCAAGATCCGCGCGATCCAGTACGCCCGCGAGAACAAGGTGCCGTACCTGGGCATCTGCCTCGGCATGCAGCTGGCCGTGATCGAGTTTGCCCGCCACGTGGCCAATATGGCCGACGCCAACTCGACCGAATTCAACCTTGAAACCGAACACCCGGTGGTCGCGCTGATCACCGAGTGGGTCGACCGCGAAGGCAAGGTCGAGCAGCGCTCGGCCGATTCCGATCTGGGCGGCACCATGCGCCTGGGCGCGCAGCGCGTGCCGGTCAAGGAAGGCACCAAGGCCAACGCCATCTACGGCGCCGAGGTCAACGAGCGCCACCGTCACCGCTACGAGGTCAACAACCATTACGTGCCGACGCTGGAAAACGCCGGCATGGTGATCTCGGCCCGTACCCCGACCGAGAACCTGCCGGAAATGATGGAGCTGCCGGAGTCGATGCACCCGTGGTTCGTCGGCGTGCAGTTCCACCCGGAATTCACCTCGACGCCGCGTGACGGCCATCCGCTGTTCAAGGCCTACGTCGAAGCCGCGCTTGCCAGCCAGCAGCGCAAGGGCGCCTGA
- the kdsA gene encoding 3-deoxy-8-phosphooctulonate synthase, which yields MKLCGFEVGLDKPFFLIAGPCVIESEQMALDTAGELKAITAELGIPFIYKSSFDKANRSSGKSFRGLGMEKGLEILATVKREVGVPVLTDIHEIDEIKPVAAVVDVLQTPAFLCRQTDFIRACAQSGKPVNIKKGQFLAPGDMKNVIDKARDAAREAGLPDDVFMACERGVSFGYNNLVSDMRSLAIMRETGAPVVFDATHSVQLPGGQGTSSGGQREFVPVLSRAAVATGVAGLFMETHPDPSKAMSDGPNAVPLSRMKELLAVLKELDTLVKRAGFLEDNFGWPACA from the coding sequence ATGAAACTCTGTGGATTCGAGGTCGGCCTCGACAAGCCGTTCTTCCTGATCGCCGGTCCGTGCGTGATCGAGTCCGAGCAGATGGCGCTGGATACCGCCGGCGAGCTCAAGGCCATCACCGCTGAACTGGGCATCCCGTTCATCTACAAGTCGTCGTTCGACAAGGCCAACCGTTCTTCCGGCAAATCGTTCCGCGGCCTGGGGATGGAGAAGGGCCTGGAGATCCTGGCGACCGTCAAGCGCGAAGTCGGCGTGCCGGTGCTGACCGACATCCACGAGATCGACGAGATCAAGCCCGTCGCCGCCGTGGTCGACGTGCTGCAGACCCCGGCCTTCCTGTGCCGCCAGACCGATTTCATCCGTGCCTGCGCCCAGAGCGGCAAGCCGGTGAACATCAAGAAGGGCCAGTTCCTGGCGCCGGGCGACATGAAGAACGTGATCGACAAGGCCCGCGACGCCGCGCGCGAAGCCGGCCTGCCGGATGACGTCTTCATGGCCTGCGAACGCGGCGTCTCGTTCGGCTACAACAACCTCGTGTCCGACATGCGCTCGCTGGCGATCATGCGCGAGACCGGTGCCCCGGTGGTGTTCGACGCCACCCACTCGGTGCAGCTGCCGGGCGGCCAGGGCACCAGCTCCGGCGGCCAGCGCGAGTTCGTGCCGGTGCTGTCGCGCGCCGCCGTCGCCACCGGCGTGGCGGGCCTGTTCATGGAAACGCACCCGGATCCGAGCAAGGCGATGTCCGACGGCCCCAACGCGGTGCCGCTGTCGCGCATGAAGGAACTGCTGGCCGTACTCAAGGAACTGGACACGCTGGTCAAGCGCGCCGGTTTCCTGGAAGACAACTTCGGCTGGCCGGCCTGCGCCTGA
- a CDS encoding DUF1330 domain-containing protein translates to MAAGYIIAYVDVTDPQQYEEYKVLSSKAMQIHGAEVLVRGGKTEPLEGEWAPSRVVVLKFPSYEAAKSFHDGEAYRAARKAREHAAKMNMIVVEGAA, encoded by the coding sequence ATGGCCGCGGGCTATATCATCGCCTACGTCGACGTGACCGACCCCCAGCAGTACGAAGAATACAAAGTGCTGTCGAGCAAGGCCATGCAGATCCATGGCGCCGAGGTGCTGGTACGCGGCGGCAAGACCGAGCCGCTGGAAGGCGAGTGGGCGCCGAGCCGCGTCGTGGTGCTGAAATTCCCCAGCTATGAAGCCGCCAAGTCGTTCCACGACGGCGAAGCCTATCGCGCGGCCCGCAAGGCGCGCGAGCATGCGGCAAAGATGAACATGATCGTGGTGGAAGGCGCTGCCTGA
- the eno gene encoding phosphopyruvate hydratase yields the protein MSAIVDIIGREVLDSRGNPTVECDVLLESGVMGRAAVPSGASTGSREAIELRDGDKSRYLGKGVLKAVEHINTEISEAIMGLDASEQAFLDRTLIDLDGTENKGRLGANAMLAVSMAVAKAAAEEAGLPLYRYFGGSGAMQLPVPMMNIVNGGAHANNSLDIQEFMVMPVSQTSFREALRCGAEIFHALKKILADKGMSTAVGDEGGFAPNFSSNEECLNTIVQAIEKAGYRAGEDVLLALDCAASEFYHEGEGVYQLEGEGLKLTSTQFADYLANLCDKFPIVSIEDGMAEGDWDGWKTLTDKLGKRVQLVGDDLFVTNTKILKEGIEKGIGNSILIKINQIGTLTETFAAIEMAKRAGYTAVISHRSGETEDSTIADIAVGTNAGQIKTGSLSRSDRMAKYNQLLRIEEDLGDIASYPGKGAFYNLR from the coding sequence ATGAGTGCAATCGTAGATATCATCGGTCGCGAGGTTCTCGACTCGCGCGGCAACCCCACCGTCGAATGCGACGTGCTGCTGGAATCGGGCGTGATGGGCCGCGCCGCGGTGCCGTCGGGCGCATCGACCGGTTCGCGCGAAGCCATCGAACTGCGTGACGGCGACAAGTCGCGCTACCTGGGCAAGGGCGTGCTGAAGGCCGTCGAGCACATCAACACCGAAATCTCCGAAGCCATCATGGGCCTGGACGCCTCCGAGCAGGCCTTCCTGGACCGCACCCTGATCGACCTCGACGGCACCGAGAACAAGGGCCGCCTGGGCGCCAACGCCATGCTGGCGGTGTCGATGGCCGTGGCCAAGGCCGCCGCTGAAGAAGCCGGCCTGCCGCTGTACCGCTACTTCGGCGGCTCGGGCGCGATGCAACTGCCGGTGCCGATGATGAACATCGTCAACGGCGGCGCGCACGCCAACAACAGCCTGGACATCCAGGAATTCATGGTCATGCCGGTGTCGCAGACCAGCTTCCGCGAAGCGCTGCGTTGCGGCGCCGAAATCTTCCACGCGCTGAAGAAGATCCTGGCCGACAAGGGCATGTCCACCGCGGTGGGCGACGAGGGCGGCTTCGCGCCGAACTTCTCGTCCAACGAGGAATGCCTGAACACCATCGTGCAAGCCATCGAGAAGGCCGGCTACCGCGCCGGTGAAGACGTGCTGCTGGCGCTGGACTGCGCCGCCAGCGAGTTCTACCACGAAGGCGAAGGCGTGTACCAGCTGGAAGGCGAAGGCCTGAAGCTGACCTCGACCCAGTTCGCCGACTACCTGGCCAACCTGTGCGACAAGTTCCCGATCGTGTCGATCGAGGACGGCATGGCCGAAGGCGACTGGGACGGCTGGAAGACGCTGACCGACAAGCTGGGCAAGCGCGTGCAGCTGGTGGGAGACGACCTGTTCGTCACCAACACCAAGATCCTGAAGGAAGGCATCGAGAAGGGCATCGGCAACTCGATCCTGATCAAGATCAACCAGATCGGCACCCTGACCGAAACCTTCGCCGCCATCGAGATGGCCAAGCGCGCCGGCTATACCGCCGTGATCTCGCACCGCTCGGGCGAAACCGAAGACAGCACCATTGCCGACATCGCCGTGGGCACCAACGCCGGCCAGATCAAGACCGGCTCGCTGTCGCGCTCGGACCGCATGGCCAAGTACAATCAGCTGCTGCGCATCGAGGAAGACCTCGGCGATATCGCCAGCTACCCGGGCAAGGGCGCGTTCTACAACCTGCGCTGA
- the ftsB gene encoding cell division protein FtsB has translation MRLISLLLFVLLLAVQYPLWLGKGGWLRVWDLNRQLTEQGTRNQTLKLRNAKLEGEVADLQDGTGAIEERARYELGMVREGEVFVQFVAPAPKVSATPPLPPPANSVAGRGGH, from the coding sequence ATGCGTCTGATTTCGCTGCTGTTGTTCGTGCTGCTGCTCGCGGTCCAGTATCCGCTCTGGCTGGGCAAGGGTGGCTGGCTGCGCGTCTGGGACCTGAACCGCCAGCTGACCGAGCAAGGTACCCGCAACCAGACGCTCAAGCTGCGCAATGCCAAGCTGGAAGGGGAAGTTGCCGACCTGCAGGACGGCACCGGCGCGATCGAGGAACGTGCGCGCTATGAGCTGGGCATGGTGAGGGAAGGCGAGGTGTTCGTGCAGTTCGTGGCACCGGCTCCCAAGGTCAGCGCCACGCCGCCGCTGCCGCCGCCGGCGAACTCCGTCGCCGGGCGCGGCGGACACTGA
- a CDS encoding Hsp33 family molecular chaperone HslO has translation MTQTTPTTPDTLQKFLFDAAPVRGELVRMEATWQEVLGRHRYPTPVRRLLGEMMAAAALLSANLKFNGALVMQLHGDGPVRMLVVECLSDLSMRATAKLAEGAEIADDATLADLVHAHGHGRFAITLDPKDKLPGQQPYQGIVPLADEHGPLPSISAVLEHYMKASEQLDTRLWLAADDRVAAGMLLQKLPSYGGTADVGETGAPLASHARAQDLDTWDRAVQLGSTLKAEELLAESPETLLRRLFWEDLQDAGLRVFEPMTPHFHCSCSRPKVAGMLQSLGREEIEGIIAERGNVEIHCDFCGQRYEFDPVDCAQLFSATHIATGAGAGAHQHH, from the coding sequence GTGACTCAGACTACCCCCACCACCCCCGACACCCTGCAGAAGTTCCTGTTCGACGCCGCCCCGGTGCGCGGCGAACTGGTGCGCATGGAAGCCACCTGGCAGGAAGTGCTGGGCCGCCACCGCTACCCCACGCCGGTGCGCCGGCTGCTGGGCGAGATGATGGCCGCCGCGGCACTGCTGTCAGCCAACCTGAAGTTCAACGGCGCGCTGGTGATGCAGCTGCACGGCGACGGCCCGGTGCGGATGCTGGTGGTGGAATGCCTGTCCGACCTGTCGATGCGGGCCACCGCCAAGCTGGCCGAGGGCGCCGAGATTGCCGACGACGCCACGCTGGCCGACCTGGTCCATGCGCACGGCCACGGCCGCTTTGCCATCACGCTCGACCCCAAGGACAAGCTGCCGGGACAGCAGCCGTACCAGGGCATCGTGCCGCTGGCGGACGAGCACGGTCCGCTGCCGTCGATCAGTGCGGTGCTGGAGCACTACATGAAGGCCTCCGAGCAGCTCGACACGCGCCTGTGGCTGGCCGCCGACGATCGCGTGGCCGCCGGCATGCTGCTGCAGAAGCTGCCCTCCTACGGCGGCACCGCCGACGTAGGCGAAACCGGCGCGCCGCTGGCCAGCCATGCCAGGGCCCAGGACCTGGATACCTGGGATCGCGCGGTGCAGCTGGGCTCCACGCTCAAGGCCGAGGAACTGCTGGCCGAATCGCCCGAGACGCTGCTGCGCCGCCTGTTCTGGGAAGACCTGCAGGACGCCGGCCTGCGCGTGTTTGAGCCGATGACGCCGCATTTCCATTGCTCGTGCTCGCGGCCCAAGGTGGCGGGCATGCTGCAGTCGCTGGGGCGTGAAGAGATCGAGGGCATCATCGCCGAGCGCGGCAACGTGGAGATCCATTGCGATTTCTGCGGCCAGCGCTATGAATTTGACCCGGTCGACTGCGCCCAGCTGTTCTCGGCCACGCACATCGCCACCGGCGCCGGGGCCGGCGCGCACCAGCACCACTGA
- a CDS encoding gamma carbonic anhydrase family protein yields MALYQLGDVKPNIDSEAYVAPEATVIGNVTLKSRASAWPGVVIRGDNEPIMVGHDTNIQEGAVLHTDPGCPLTLGDKVSIGHQAMLHGCTVGEGSLIGIQAVVLNRAVIGKECLVGAGAVVTEGKVFPDRSLILGAPAKVVRQLTDEDVANLYRNAETYASRQAMYKQQLKRIG; encoded by the coding sequence ATGGCGCTTTACCAGCTCGGCGACGTCAAGCCCAATATCGACAGCGAAGCCTACGTGGCCCCGGAAGCCACCGTCATCGGCAACGTGACCCTCAAGTCCCGCGCCAGCGCCTGGCCCGGTGTCGTGATCCGCGGCGACAACGAGCCGATCATGGTGGGGCATGACACCAATATCCAGGAGGGCGCGGTGCTGCACACCGACCCGGGCTGCCCGCTGACCCTGGGCGACAAGGTTTCGATCGGCCACCAGGCCATGCTGCATGGCTGCACTGTCGGCGAAGGCTCGCTGATCGGCATCCAGGCCGTGGTGCTGAACCGTGCCGTGATCGGCAAGGAATGCCTGGTGGGCGCGGGCGCCGTGGTCACCGAGGGCAAGGTCTTCCCGGACCGCTCGCTGATCCTGGGCGCGCCGGCCAAGGTGGTGCGGCAGCTGACGGATGAGGACGTCGCCAACCTCTATCGCAACGCCGAAACCTACGCCTCGCGGCAGGCCATGTACAAGCAACAGCTCAAGCGGATCGGCTGA
- a CDS encoding ferritin-like domain-containing protein, which produces MPEKTPAAALPDPSLSPRHRALAVLCMTDPREKAGAARALYRDAMALSDAALHADEAIDAGAGHTIPGRPARPVLVAPQGVERRRSLHTPAGRAAMIHALCHIEFNAINLALDAVWRFSGMPPAYYRDWLRVADEEALHFTLLAGHLGTLGAAYGDFPAHNSLWEMTDKTAGDVLARMALVPRTLEARGLDASPPVRARLAGAGDHAAAAIIDIILRDEVGHVAIGNHWYRWLCAQRKLEPVATYARLAEQYRAPKLRGPFNLDARRAAGFDEDELAWLEASAG; this is translated from the coding sequence ATGCCAGAAAAAACTCCCGCCGCCGCTTTGCCTGATCCGTCACTTTCGCCGCGCCATCGCGCGCTGGCGGTGCTGTGCATGACCGATCCGCGCGAAAAGGCCGGCGCCGCGCGCGCGTTGTACCGCGATGCCATGGCGCTGTCCGATGCGGCGCTGCATGCGGACGAGGCGATCGATGCCGGCGCGGGCCATACCATCCCGGGACGTCCGGCACGGCCGGTACTGGTGGCGCCGCAGGGCGTCGAACGGCGCCGCTCGCTGCATACGCCCGCCGGCCGCGCGGCGATGATCCACGCGCTGTGCCATATCGAATTCAACGCTATCAACCTCGCGCTGGATGCGGTGTGGCGCTTCTCCGGCATGCCGCCGGCCTACTACCGCGACTGGTTGCGCGTGGCCGACGAAGAGGCGCTGCATTTCACGCTGCTGGCCGGGCATCTGGGCACACTGGGTGCGGCCTACGGCGATTTTCCCGCGCACAACAGCCTGTGGGAGATGACCGACAAGACCGCCGGCGACGTGCTGGCGCGCATGGCGCTGGTGCCGCGCACGCTGGAAGCGCGCGGGCTCGATGCCTCGCCGCCGGTGCGCGCCAGGCTGGCCGGCGCCGGGGATCATGCCGCCGCGGCGATCATCGATATCATCCTGCGCGACGAGGTCGGCCATGTTGCGATCGGCAACCACTGGTACCGCTGGCTGTGCGCGCAGCGCAAGCTGGAGCCGGTTGCTACCTATGCGCGACTGGCCGAGCAGTACCGTGCGCCGAAGCTGCGCGGGCCATTCAACCTCGATGCTCGGCGCGCGGCCGGGTTTGATGAGGATGAGCTGGCCTGGCTGGAAGCGTCGGCTGGCTAG
- a CDS encoding acyl-CoA synthetase: MAAAALPASRRDDYRALYESFRWEIPPNFNIAEACCGRWARDPATMDRIAVYTEHEDGRRNAHTFSYIQAEANRLSAALRDLGVARGDRVAIVMPQRIETVIAHMAIYQLGAIAMPLSMLFGPEALAYRIAHSEASVAIADETSIDNVLAARPECPALATVIAAGDAHGRGDHDWDVLLAAQLPTFTAEETKAGEAAVLIYTSGTTGPPKGALIPHRALVGNLTGFVCSQNWYPQDADVFWSPADWAWTGGLWDALMPALYFGKPIVGYQGRFSAERAFELLERYAVTNTFLFPTALKQMMKACPEPRQRYDIRLRALMSAGEAVGETVFGWCRDALGVIVNEMFGQTEINYIVGNCTAQNDDERLGWPARPGSMGRPYPGHRVQVIDEEGRPCAPGEDGEVAVCATDSAGHPDPVFFLGYWKNEAATAGKYVERDGLRWCRTGDLARIDADGYLWYQGRADDVFKSSGYRIGPSEIENCLLRHPAVSNCAVVPSPDPERGAVVKAFVVLTPAVARSFDADAALVAELQAHVRGQLAPYEYPKAIEFIDQLPMTTTGKIQRRVLRLLEEERAAQRRQSA; encoded by the coding sequence ATGGCCGCAGCTGCCTTGCCGGCAAGCCGGCGCGACGACTACCGCGCGCTGTACGAATCCTTCCGCTGGGAAATCCCCCCGAACTTCAACATTGCCGAAGCCTGCTGCGGCCGCTGGGCGCGCGATCCGGCAACCATGGACCGCATCGCCGTCTATACCGAGCACGAAGACGGCCGGCGCAACGCGCATACCTTCTCCTACATCCAGGCCGAAGCCAACCGGCTCTCGGCGGCGCTGCGCGACCTGGGCGTGGCGCGCGGCGACCGGGTGGCGATCGTGATGCCGCAGCGGATCGAGACCGTGATCGCCCACATGGCGATCTATCAGCTGGGCGCGATCGCGATGCCGCTGTCGATGCTGTTCGGGCCCGAGGCGCTGGCCTACCGCATCGCGCACAGCGAAGCCAGCGTGGCGATTGCCGACGAAACCTCGATCGACAACGTGCTCGCCGCGCGCCCGGAATGCCCGGCGCTGGCCACCGTGATCGCCGCCGGCGATGCGCATGGCCGCGGCGACCATGACTGGGACGTTCTGCTGGCCGCGCAGCTGCCCACCTTCACCGCCGAAGAGACCAAGGCCGGCGAGGCCGCCGTGCTGATCTACACCAGCGGCACCACCGGCCCGCCCAAGGGCGCGCTGATCCCGCACCGCGCGCTGGTCGGCAACCTGACCGGCTTTGTCTGCTCGCAGAACTGGTATCCGCAGGACGCCGACGTGTTCTGGAGCCCGGCCGACTGGGCCTGGACCGGCGGGCTGTGGGATGCGCTGATGCCGGCGCTGTACTTCGGCAAGCCCATCGTCGGCTACCAGGGCCGCTTCTCCGCCGAGCGCGCCTTCGAGCTGCTCGAGCGCTACGCCGTCACCAACACCTTCCTGTTCCCCACCGCGCTCAAGCAGATGATGAAGGCCTGCCCCGAGCCGCGGCAGCGCTACGACATCAGGTTGCGCGCCTTGATGAGCGCCGGCGAAGCGGTTGGCGAGACCGTGTTCGGCTGGTGCCGCGACGCCCTTGGCGTGATCGTCAACGAGATGTTCGGCCAGACCGAGATCAACTACATCGTCGGCAACTGCACCGCGCAGAACGACGACGAGCGCCTGGGCTGGCCGGCGCGGCCCGGCTCGATGGGACGCCCCTACCCCGGCCATCGCGTGCAGGTGATCGACGAAGAAGGCCGCCCCTGCGCGCCGGGCGAGGACGGCGAAGTTGCGGTCTGCGCCACCGATAGCGCCGGGCATCCGGACCCGGTGTTCTTCCTCGGCTACTGGAAGAACGAGGCGGCGACCGCGGGCAAGTACGTCGAGCGCGACGGCCTGCGCTGGTGCCGCACCGGCGACCTCGCGCGCATCGATGCCGACGGCTACCTGTGGTACCAGGGCCGTGCCGACGATGTGTTCAAATCCTCGGGCTACCGCATCGGGCCGAGCGAGATCGAGAACTGCCTGCTCAGGCATCCGGCGGTGTCCAACTGCGCCGTGGTGCCCTCGCCCGATCCCGAGCGCGGCGCGGTGGTCAAGGCCTTCGTGGTGCTGACGCCGGCGGTGGCGCGCTCATTCGACGCCGACGCGGCGCTGGTGGCGGAACTGCAGGCACATGTGCGCGGGCAGCTGGCGCCGTACGAGTATCCGAAGGCGATCGAGTTTATCGACCAGTTGCCGATGACGACCACCGGGAAGATACAGCGGCGGGTGCTGCGCTTACTGGAGGAAGAGCGGGCGGCGCAGCGCCGGCAGTCGGCCTAG